A region from the Alosa alosa isolate M-15738 ecotype Scorff River chromosome 7, AALO_Geno_1.1, whole genome shotgun sequence genome encodes:
- the LOC125298140 gene encoding protocadherin-like wing polarity protein stan, whose amino-acid sequence MGTSLCVWVVILSAWWFTDFIRSLPVDDLTPLFEYDRYEASIPENELGPVLEVLPAPIKANTTGNHTIIYSISEVSPRKYWNNFIANQSTGVLTVVRQLDFEKITDNITIIFNASLEIDNTRTTNTSVTVHVENVNESPVFRGSGYSVSIYDDAWHGSTVVTVKATDPENESLRYLLQSSNPHFGVRPNGQVYVQSLTFAGNWANLRVRAEDPHGLYAITSVQVRILDRNRRPEFQQSMYTAEIFDNAPRNTPVVQVQARDPDAGDNAGLRYVWWISDSRFDLDSSSGQLYVLSTKGLSGTVVRLGVRVEDPKGLDDTTWVEVTTKKCHTTTILLGTLIPLAVILCGILIFVIWKRNAIRKICCVDGT is encoded by the exons ATGGGgacttctctgtgtgtttgggttgtGATCCTCTCGGCCTGGTGGTTCACAGACTTCATCCGCAGTCTTCCAGTGG aCGATCTGACACCGCTGTTTGAGTATGACCGATATGAGGCCTCCATACCAGAAAATGAG CTGGGACCTGTACTTGAAGTTCTTCCAGCACCCATCAAAGCCAATACCACTGGCAACCACACAATAATTTACAGCATCAGTGAAG TCTCTCCAAGAAAGTACTGGAACAACTTCATTGCTAACCAGAGCACAGGAGTCCTAACGGTTGTTCGTCAACTGGACTTTGAGAAAATAACTGACAACATAACCATCATTTTTAAT GCCTCTCTGGAGATCGACAACACGAGGACAACTAACACCTCG GTCACGGTCCATGTGGAGAATGTGAATGAATCTCCTGTATTCCGTGGTAGTGGATATTCCGTTTCCATCTATGATGATGCCTGGCATGGCTCTACTGTGGTTACAGTAAAG GCCACAGACCCTGAGAACGAGAGTCTGCGGTACCTCCTGCAGTCGTCCAACCCACATTTCGGTGTGAGGCCTAATGGCCAGGTGTATGTCCAGTCACTTACTTTTGCGGGTAACTGGGCGAACTTGAGGGTGAGAGCAGAAGACCCACATGGACTCTACGCCATAACATCAGTACAG GTGAGAATTCTTGACAGGAATAGACGTCCTGAATTCCAGCAAAGCATGTATACAGCTGAAATCTTCGACAATGCCCCACGTAACACTCCTGTGGTGCAAGTCCAG GCCAGAGACCCAGATGCGGGGGATAATGCAGGGCTGAGGTACGTCTGGTGGATATCAGACAGCCGGTTTGATTTGGATAGCTCCAGTGGTCAGTTGTATGTATTGTCCACCAAAGGCCTGAGTGGGACGGTGGTGAGACTGGGGGTGAGAGTAGAAGACCCAAAAGGACTCGATGACACGACATGggtggag GTGACAACAAAGAAATGCCACACCACCACTATACTCCTTGGGACACTCATACCACTGGCGGTCATTCTGTGTGGGATTCTCATATTTGT gATATGGAAAAGAAACGCCATAAGGAAAATTTGCTGTGTTGATGGGACTTAA
- the LOC125298126 gene encoding protocadherin gamma-B4-like isoform X4 has protein sequence MRTSPYVWIVILSAWWFTDFIHSLPVETTIDCTTGTTVSLGEVDEKYAGDIDSIISIPSGTELTPDFTQCPQCEQFLEFVYVVSITNATVKTKTPLDAEALTETGGILSYSITCASTGVTNGRIVRIRDLNDNAPIFEKAEYIANIAGTLSEGEVVVQVKAVDADASPINNRITYSLLATESSATFAVEPSSGQVYVVSAAGQIENVSLQVMASDPHGLNDTTTVKVMIWESRDVVVISLNQKIGTVQNKSLEMKEALERALGWSVNIISVSSSRGGLALSRTIEIHTLQRKNTPRTYVSFIATEINGTNVIPKETVQTKLLDDEENVLAEMQQVFGPSLRYEVVDDGSLSTPNIPIILETVIPVIFIVSAISI, from the exons ATGAGGACTTCTCCGTATGTTTGGATTGTGATCCTCTCGGCCTGGTGGTTCACAGacttcattcacagtcttcCAGTGG AAACCACTATAGACTGCACAACAGGGACAACTGTGTCTCTGGGGGAAGTAGATGAAAAATATGCAG GGGACATAGACAGTATTATCAGCATTCCAAGTGGGACGGAGCTAACACCGGACTTTACACAGTGTCCACAGTGTGAACAGTTTCTGGAGTTTGTCTATGTCGTCTCCATAACAAATGCTACAGTGAAAACAAAGACTCCACTGGATGCAGAGGCATTAACAGAA ACAGGAGGTATCTTATCCTACTCCATCACCTGTGCATCCACTGGG GTGACAAATGGTCGAATAGTACGGATCAGAGATCTGAATGACAATGCTCCAATCTTTGAAAAAGCGGAGTACATTGCAAATATAGCAGGG aCTTTATCTGAGGGTGAGGTTGTGGTCCAAGTGAAAGCAGTGGATGCAGATGCCAGTCCAATCAACAACCGTATAACCTACAGCCTTCTG GCCACAGAGTCCAGCGCAACGTTTGCTGTGGAGCCATCTAGTGGACAGGTGTATGTAGTGTCTGCTGCTGGTCAGATAGAGAATGTTTCTCTGCAGGTGATGGCATCAGACCCACATGGCCTCAATGACACAACGACAGTCAAG GTGATGATATGGGAAAGCAGAGATGTTGTGGTGATTTCTCTGAACCAGAAGATTGGCACTGTGCAGAACAAATCCCTCGAGATGAAGGA agctcTAGAGAGGGCCCTCGGCTGGTCTGTGAACATCATCAGTGTGAGCAGCAGCAGGGGAGGGTTGGCCCTGAGTCGCACCATAGAGATCCACACACTCCAGAGAAAGAACACTCCAAGGACCTACGTCAGTTTTATAGCCACGGAAATCAATGGAACCAATGTCATACCAAAAGAGACCGTTCAAAC TAAACTACTGGATGATGAGGAGAATGTTCTGGCAGAGATGCAGCAGGTCTTTGGCCCAAGTTTGCGGTATGAGGTTGTGGATGACGGCAGTTTAAGCACACCAAACATCCCAATCATCTTGGAAACAGTGATACCAGTGATTTTTATTGTTTCAGCCATCTCCATTTG